From the genome of Blautia pseudococcoides, one region includes:
- a CDS encoding glycoside hydrolase family 127 protein: protein MEKLVSPKLSDVKIEDRFWSRYIKLVREKMLPYQWEVLNDRVSDAAKSHCIENFKIAAKESTGKYYGMVFQDTDAAKWLEALAYSLEGEKNSELEKEADEVIDLIGRAQQKDGYLDTYYTIQEPLGRWSNLREGHELYTAGHMIEAAAAYYQATGKDIFLKIVCRLADCICNTFGPDEGKIHGCPGHPEIELALVKLYRLTRDEKYLNMAKYFLDIRGSQSPSHFEEEQKMDGFHHIFPEFEHLGYNNIQAHKPIRKQKKADGHAVRALYLYSAMADVGYECRDESLLDACRTLFDHITGAQMFITGSVGAAADGECFTCDYDLPNNYNYSETCASVALAMFSLRMFQVEGDGKYMDIAERALYNTVLGGMSLNGTEFFYVNPLEVVPEQLKANRTLHHVLPSRRKWLGVACCPPNIARTLTGLGNYIYSENEDTLFVNLFIAGKCSVKLKEGTISVSVQTDYPYDGKVKITVENHEGIPFSLAVREPGWTKVEQMISKSGKEVSVRREKGYLYTEKTVWESQAEFIFEIPLKPVLMCAHPRVASDAGKAAIVRGPLVYCLEEADNGKNLGAVVLDAGGSIEPVFQEDLLGGTTAVLADAWRVSEKGWEGKLYQPVTERLEKCRVKAVPYCMWNNRGEGEMRVWLRVMKEYQDNTQ from the coding sequence ATGGAAAAATTAGTTTCGCCAAAGCTGTCAGATGTGAAGATAGAGGACAGATTTTGGAGCAGATATATTAAACTGGTGCGGGAGAAGATGCTGCCGTATCAATGGGAAGTATTGAATGACAGGGTAAGCGATGCGGCGAAAAGCCACTGTATTGAGAACTTTAAAATTGCCGCAAAAGAGAGTACAGGAAAGTATTACGGAATGGTATTTCAGGATACGGATGCGGCAAAATGGCTGGAAGCCCTGGCTTACAGCCTGGAAGGAGAAAAGAACAGCGAACTGGAAAAAGAGGCTGATGAAGTTATAGATTTGATCGGAAGGGCGCAGCAGAAGGACGGATATCTGGACACATATTATACCATTCAGGAGCCTTTGGGAAGATGGAGCAATTTAAGGGAAGGACATGAATTATATACTGCCGGGCATATGATCGAAGCTGCAGCGGCATATTATCAGGCTACGGGGAAGGACATTTTTTTGAAAATCGTATGCAGACTGGCAGACTGTATCTGTAATACCTTTGGCCCGGATGAAGGAAAGATCCATGGATGTCCCGGGCATCCTGAGATCGAGCTGGCACTTGTTAAGCTTTACCGTCTGACAAGAGATGAAAAGTATCTGAATATGGCAAAGTATTTCCTGGATATCAGGGGCAGTCAGAGTCCCAGCCACTTTGAGGAAGAACAGAAGATGGACGGGTTCCATCACATTTTTCCTGAGTTTGAGCATCTGGGATATAATAATATACAGGCGCATAAGCCGATACGGAAGCAGAAGAAGGCGGACGGACATGCGGTCAGGGCTTTATATTTGTATTCGGCTATGGCTGATGTGGGATACGAATGCAGAGATGAGAGTTTATTGGATGCCTGCAGAACACTATTTGATCATATTACCGGCGCGCAGATGTTTATCACCGGCAGCGTAGGGGCAGCGGCTGACGGGGAATGTTTTACCTGTGATTATGACCTGCCTAACAATTATAACTATTCGGAGACGTGTGCTTCTGTAGCGCTTGCCATGTTCTCACTGAGAATGTTCCAGGTAGAGGGAGACGGAAAATACATGGATATCGCCGAGAGGGCGCTTTATAATACAGTCCTTGGCGGTATGTCGTTAAACGGGACAGAATTTTTCTACGTGAATCCTCTGGAGGTGGTACCGGAACAGTTAAAAGCAAACAGAACCCTTCATCATGTACTTCCCTCCCGGAGAAAGTGGCTTGGTGTTGCCTGCTGCCCTCCCAATATTGCCCGTACACTTACCGGCCTTGGGAATTATATTTATTCTGAAAATGAGGATACTCTGTTTGTCAATCTTTTTATCGCCGGAAAGTGCTCAGTAAAATTAAAGGAAGGCACCATATCTGTGTCTGTCCAGACAGATTATCCCTATGACGGCAAGGTGAAAATAACAGTGGAAAACCATGAAGGAATTCCGTTTTCCCTTGCAGTACGCGAGCCTGGATGGACAAAAGTGGAGCAGATGATCAGTAAGAGCGGAAAAGAAGTTTCAGTCAGACGGGAGAAGGGATATCTGTACACTGAAAAAACAGTTTGGGAGAGCCAAGCAGAGTTTATTTTTGAAATACCTTTAAAACCTGTCCTGATGTGTGCCCATCCCCGCGTTGCTTCGGATGCAGGGAAGGCGGCAATCGTACGGGGACCTTTGGTGTATTGTCTGGAGGAAGCCGATAACGGAAAAAATCTGGGAGCTGTCGTACTGGATGCCGGCGGCAGTATAGAGCCGGTATTTCAGGAGGATTTACTGGGAGGGACTACCGCTGTTTTAGCGGATGCCTGGCGCGTAAGTGAAAAAGGATGGGAAGGGAAATTATATCAGCCTGTGACGGAACGATTGGAGAAATGCAGGGTTAAAGCGGTGCCGTACTGTATGTGGAATAACAGGGGGGAAGGGGAGATGCGTGTGTGGCTGCGGGTGATGAAAGAATATCAGGACAATACGCAATGA